The Musa acuminata AAA Group cultivar baxijiao chromosome BXJ2-5, Cavendish_Baxijiao_AAA, whole genome shotgun sequence genomic interval tcagattattttcataatttacccacagggattatgaattggaatataatttgatagttttatcataaagaccatatgaatctatttgaattaagaatttagcccacaggtaatttttatgtcatgagattcatatttttggcatgtttcacattggtaaaacatgtaatttagtctattaaacttcaaattttgacataagcatgtttgattttatgcagtttctcaaactgttaatttctctgatattcgatgtgatattcccgaacttagtggtgataactataagatatggaaggagagggttctcctccatttagggtggatggatattgattatgctattagaaaagacgaaccacctatagtcactgataccagcactctaactgagatcgcgttatatgagcgatgggagcgatccaatcggctcagcgtgatgtttatcaaaactaagataactgctggcatacgtggttctgttgaccagcatgaaaatgtccgagaattgctaaaggctatcgatgaacaattcatcacttcggataaggcactagcaagcacccttataatgaaattttcatcccttagactcaccaacataaagggtgtgcgtgagcacataatgcaaatgcgagatattgcggctcaacttaagaaacttgaggttaatttgtcagaatccttcctggtgcactatattttgaacacccttccacctcaatatagcccttttaaaatttcatacaatacacataaggacaaatggtcaattaatgaattaatgaccatgtgtgttcaagaagaagagaagctagtaatggaattgggtgagattgcattgatggtaaccactcgcgggaagaacaaaactgacaaacatcaagccaatcaaaaagcttatcagcagggaaaaggtaaaataccaccccaagctgatatcaagaaagaagcaaggtgtttcttttgtaaaagaaatggacacatgaagaaggaatgtacgaaattccaacaatggcttgaaaagaaaggtaaaccaacctcatatgtatgttatgaatctaatatggtcaatcttaatattaacacctggtggattgactctggatcaacaattcatattgcaaactctttgcagggtatgcaaaacctaaggaagccagtgggaaatgagtaaagcatcttatcaggaaataagatgggctcacatgtggaagcaattggaacatgcattttaactttaagtagtggttttgttttaaaattggaaagaaccgtttatgtaccaagtttctcacgaaacttaatttctgtttccagactcgtaccatttggatattcctttaattttaaagacacattagttcgtttattatataaatctgattgtgttgggaatggtattttgtctgacggtctttaccgtattttattacaaaatgataatactcaaggttcaatgcatgttcacgctggcattaagaggtgtaatattaatgaggactcctctatattatggcatcggagattaggacatatctccatagaaagaattaaaagattagttaaagatgggatacttagtactcttgattttactaattttaagacttgtgtggactgtattaaaggaaaacagactaataagtccaaaaagggtgctaataggagttcagacttattagaaataattcatactgatatatgttgtccagacatggacatacatggtcagaaatacttcatctcctttatagatgattactcacgatatatgtatatatatttgcttcataataaaaatgaagcattggatgccttcaaagtctttaaggctgaagttgagaaccaatgtggtaagcaaattaaaattgtgagatcagataggggtggagaatattatggtagatatactgaaattggacaagcacctggtccttttgctaagtttcttcaagaacatgggattattgcccaatacactatgcctggttctccagaccagaatggtgttgcagaaagaagaaaccgaacattattggacatggtgcgaagtatgcttagcaactccaatcttcctaagttcttgtggactgaagcattaaaaacggctgtgtatatattaaaccgagttccaaccaaggctgtccaaaagacaccatttgaactatggaaaggttggaaaccgagtttgcgacatatgcgtgtttggggatgtccgtctgaagttaggatatataatccacaagagaagaaactggacccgaggactgttagtgggtatttcattggatatgccgaaaagtccaaaggttacaggttctattgtccatctcacacaactaggattgtggaatcaagaaacgctaaatttcttgaggatgatgtgattagtgggagcgatcatttcaggaacatagtttccgcacatgatcgtatagaatctcaaccttccacatcaaatgatagattggttatagttcatagcactcctcaagtacaaattagtgctgaacaaccaatcattgaaattccacaagttgttgatagtattctaatagatcaagcagttcaggaattacaacaagctcctgaacaactagttgaaccacaagttcctcaaggaaccattggtacaacattaagaagatctactagaaataaaagatcagcaattcctagtgattatgttgtatatctataagaatctgactataatattggagccaaaaatgatcctgaaacattttcacaagccatgagttgcaaaaagtcaaatttgtggcatgatgctatgaaagaagagatgaattccatgatgagcaatggagtctgggatcttgtagagttgcctaatgaagcaaaggtcattggttgcaaatgggtctttaaaactaagaaagattcgttaggcaacattgagagatacaaggcaagacttgttgcaaaaggATTTActtaaaaagagggaatcgattatacggagatattttctcctgtatctaagaaagattctctgcgtattattttagcattagttgctcattttgaccttgagttgcaacaaatggatgtgaaaacagcatttcttaatggagatctagaggaagaggtttatatgaaacaacatgaaggtttctcctctagtgttgatgagcacttggtttgcaagcttaggaagtctatatacggcttaaaacaagcctcccgccaatggtattttaaatttcatgaagtaatttcttcattcggatttgttaaaaatctcatggatcaatgcatataccagaaggttagtgggagtaaaatatgtttccttgttttatacgtagatgatattttgcttgcaaccaatgataaggatttgctgcatgaggtgaaacaatttctttctaaaaattttgacatgaaggatatgggtgaagcatcttatgtcattggcattaagatctatagagatagacctcgaggcattttaggtctatcacaagaaacctatattgataaacttttagaaagattttggatgaaggattgttcaccaagtgttgctcccattgtgaaaggtgataggttcaatttgaaccaatgcccaaagaacaattttgaaagggaatcaatgaaaaacatcccatatgcttctgtcgtaggaagccttatgtatgctcaggtctgtactagacctgatattgtatttattgtggggatgctaggtcgatatcagagtaatccaggtatggaccactggagagctgcaaagaaagtgatgaggtatctacaaggaaccaaagattacatgcttatgtatagacatacagacaatctggatgtgattggttactcagattcagacttcgccggttgtgttgattatcgtaaatcaacatcaggatatatttttatgatggccggtggagctatttcttggagaagcgctaagcagaccttgactgctacttctaccatagaagctgagtttgtctcctgctttgaggctacttcacatggtgtatggcttaagagtttcatttctggcctTAGAattatggattctatttctaggccattaagaattttctgtgacaattcagctgctgtctttatggctaaaaacaataaaagtggaagtcgaagtaaacacatcgacattaagtatttagccataaaagaacgtgtaaaagaaaagaaagtggtcattgagcatattagcactgaattgatgattgctaatcctttgactaaaggcatgccacctataaaattcaaggatcatgtaaagaaaatgggacttagttccactttgtaatgatattgaaactcatatatattgtgaaattttctcatttatgtgcacattattttgagaaaatatattgttgttggaccaagaataaacataaggtttattcataaagtaatattaccacattaagattaagaaactaaatacatcgtgatacatggatgataatactcgctcttagaggacttatcgctatgattcatgtatttatttcttaagaaagttgttcgagaaagattaattcaaattattaagttaaacgtatggaccaagtgggagaatgtaacggttattattaaatatcttatttaataataacgtaaccgttcttattaagattcataattcattatcatgaatttcttcatttattatggtttaaatgatttccgtttcttattctttatgcatgaaaccgttattattaaatttaatatttaatatcattaagttcttcattatggtccaaacgttacaaatttgaattaattcttgaacgttatgagttggtgatgataaatgttcttgatgggagaacatctatatatacacgaggattttggtcccttggctcaatcatctctttgaagcgaaaggctttcctacaccatctaaggcgagagttctgagccgagaagaaccaaagttcaagaagaaatctctgcagaaattcttggcgacaatggctggaggtacgctatttcgtttccgcattagttttattgtgtttctattacaatgatttagaaacacaagttggcttcattaaaatttcttaatGTAAcgcttattattaaatatcttatttaataataacgtaaccgttcttattaagattcataattcattatcatgaatttcttcatttattatggtttaaatgatttccgtttcttattctttatgcatgaaaccgttattattaaatttaatatttaatatcattaagttcttcattatggttcaaacgttacaaatttgaattaattcttgaacgttatgagttggtgatgataaatgttcttgatgggagaacatatatatatacacgaggattttggtcccttggctcaatcatctctttgaagcgaaaggcttttctACACCATCTaaggcgagagttctgagccgagaagaaccaaagttcaagaagaaatctctgcagaaattcttggcgacaatggctggaggtacgctatttcgtttccgcattagttttattgtgtttctattacaatgatttagaaacacaagttggcttaattaaaatttcttacaaatgatacaatgatgcaattcttttccttttacataaatgttccaatcatcacatgaaagatatcaaagataagtttgatttgatgatagggTGTACATGTTATAAACACAAAAGAGTCATATGAAAGAAACaaatttcaagttgtgaatatcgatacattaagagaaaaattatgattcatttggataaatctcctttatagtaaatagcaaaagaaatcataggagatcaaataataaatctcaagtatcaagtgaaaaatcatgattcgtatagataaatattctcattaatgaaaaaaatcatacgagaataaatagtaaaagttctcgattcatgcatttgaataaatatttttcaatcaaGAGTGAGTTTAAACACATTTTAATATATCTCAAATGATTAGCTCCGCATCTACatgcttccattctttgggtaagagTTCTAAATGTATCAAGTTACTTTGGAGAGaagaaatcaaattataaaatttaaaatcataatcaaaattattttcttagttcaagagatttaaaaatagattcatcaatgatTGAGGGTcttttattgaaaaactcgataagCTATAGGGatagaaatttttttaagaaaaatacattcatattttagtttcaatttgtgcgattgatttcaaaccattgataacatctgtaaaataggtgtatatgtcaccaatagtttcactcggcttcattctaaataattcataactatgcactagagattaatcttatattctTTTAACTCTACTTATGCTGTGTAACTTTGAATATGTGTcacataaagataaaaaaacatgattaaacttatttttgtctaaaacataaaataaaacattcatacctttaacatttaaagaaaataatttttttctctatattATTCCATTCATTTGTTGATATAGAGGATATTTGAAAATCacattcgataatatttcataaattaaagttcatataaatcaaaaaaatcctcattcgtgttttctaatatatatactccgtctcattgaacatgagaggatgaGTGACAGAATGACCATCTTGATTATCGAAAAAAACTATTTAatctctcttgagtgttaaactaaatgagagaaCCAAAGAttatgataccaaatgttaggtcTGTAAAGCCAttaggagaggggggggggggggggtttgtggTTGAAATTAATGCTTTCAAAAAGTTGAATCGATTTGAAATTTTTCATTCGATGAAACCGTATTGAAAATACATTTAACTTAAAATGtgaataagaatatatatatatatatatatggagggatccttaaattttaaaaacatcattaattagaaaaaaaaatttatatttattttcactcCATATAATACTATAAGTTGTTTTAGATGCTAAAGACATGGATCATTTGTTTTAGATGCCAAGAAACACATAAATTAGTCAGACAAAGTCGAAAGTGGGGAGTCAGTCCAAAACACATCTTTTGTTTGATTAAATATCCAGCGATAACGTCATTAAATAACACCTAAACAGAGATCGGATTAAAAGAATTACCCAAATTTAGAAATCATATGATGTACTCTAAGTTTGACTCTTCCGTAACCTAAAAGACTATATAAAGATACCTTTTCCACGAACTGCATTAAAaagaattaattaattaattggtgAAATCATTTGTCACAGCTGCTCACAAGAGTCAATAAGTTCGCAATTTCTTACTAAGCCAATTCCTAAATCATCATAAGGTCATAAACATAttccatttatatatataatatggagagagagagagagagagagagagagagagagatttttggACAGAATAATTTCCTCTTCATTGATTACTGGGTATTTTATCGGAAAAAAACCCATTTTATCGGAAAAAAAACCCATAATATTGCTTTTTACCAGATGATGCAGTTATGTCGTTTTTATTTTTAAGATGATTAGTAttacttttttagttttaaaaattttatgataattaattattaattttttgaatAGTATATATGATTAAATAAATCATTTTAGTAAAAAATTGAGAATATTTTCGTCCAAATCGAAAAAGACACACCTACAGGTAAAAATGAATATGGAGGCatcatcctaaaaaaattatcctTGATTCACGATGGTGAGATTAGTTGTGTTCTACCGATGGGAATGTTGACCATAGTTGTTAACCTTGATGATGCCGTTCCTACGGTGTCTCGGTGATCCAGCGAACTCTGACAGCATTCAATGGGTGTTTTAATTAAGCTGGGAAGGCCCGCCGGAGAACGCAGTGGGTGTGAGCGGCTCAAAAGCATTAGCCTGGTGGAGCTGTTGAGGAGCAAGAAAACGGTGGCCTCTTTAATGCCTCCCATCCTCTCACCTTTCTCGTCGCCTGTAATCTTCTTCTGTTCCATCTCCTCATTAATTCCCTCCATGTTAGCTTAAGTCAttagccaccaccaccaccttcccTTCACCTTCACCTTGTTAAGAgacttctccctctctctctctctctatatatgtatatgtatatatttatcgcTGGGCTATGCCTCGTTCACTTCGGTGCTTGTGTTGTGAGCGAGCGAGGGTTGAAGACGGTAGGGTGACAAGGGGAACATGGAAGTGGTGACGCTGCTGGTGGTGGCAGCATGCATGGCAGTCTACGTGTTGTGGTTTTCGCGGCTGGCGTCGCGTCTCACCGGCCCGCGGGTTTGGCCGGTCGTCGGTAGCCTGCCGGGACTGATTCAGCACTCGGAGCGCATGCACGAGTGGATCGCCGACAATCTCCGCGTCAACGGCGGCACCTATCAGACCTGCATCTGCGCCGTGCCGGGGCTCGCCCGCCGCCAGGGGCTGGTCACCGTGACGTGCGACCCCCGGAATTTGGAGCATGTCCTCAAGACCCGGTTCGACAATTATCCCAAGGGCCCGACCTACCACGCCGTCTTCCTCGACCTCCTCGGCGACGGCATCTTCAACTCCGACGGTGATACCTGGCTGTTCCAGCGCAAGACCGCGGCGCTGGAGTTCACGACCCGCACCCTCCGCCACGCCATGTCGCGATGGGTCTGCCGCTCCATCCACCTCCGCCTCCTTCCCATGCTGCAGGACGCCTCCCTCAAGTCCGGTGTCGTCGACCTCCAGGAGCTCCTCCTCCGCCTCACCTTCGACAACATCTGCGGCCTGGCGTTCGGGAAGGACCCCGAGACGCTCGCCCCCGGCCTCCCGGAGAACGCCTTCGCCGTGGCCTTCGACCGCGCCACCGAGGCCACTCTCAACCGCTTCATCCTCCCGGAGTCCATGTGGCGGTTCAAGAAGTGGCTCCGGGTCGGCATGGAGGCCACGCTCTTCCGCAGCGTCGCGCACGTCGACCGCTACCTCTCCGCCGTCATCAAGACCCGCAAGCTGGAGATCGACGACGGGCAGAACCATGACGACCTCCTCTCCCGCTTCATCAAGAAGGGCACGTACTCCGAGTCTTTCCTGCAGCACGTGGCGCTAAACTTCATCCTCGCCGGCCGAGACACCTCCTCGGTCGCTCTCAGCTGGTTCTTCTGGCTCGTCTCCTCCCATCCCCACGTCGAGCGCCGCATCCTCCTCGAGCTCGCCTCCGTCCTCCACGAATCCCGCGGTCCCGACACAAGCGCATGGCTCGCCTCCCCGTTCACCTTCGAGGAGGTCGATCGCCTCGTCTACCTGAAAGCGGCGCTCTCGGAGACGCTCCGTCTCTACCCGTCCGTACCCGAGGACTCGAAGCACGTCGTGGCCGACGACGTCCTCCCCGACGGCACGTTCGTACCCGCTGGCTCCTCTGTCACGTACTCGATCTACTCGGCCGGGAGGATGAAGTCAGTGTGGGGGAACGAATGCCTGGAATTCCGGCCCGACCGGTGGCTTTCGTCGGACGGGAAGCGGTTCGAGATGCAGGACTCGTTCAGATTCGTGGCCTTCAATGCCGGCCCGCGGATCTGCCTCGGGAAGGACCTCGCCTACCTCCAAATGAAGTCCATCGCCGCCTCCGTGCTGCTGCGACACCGCCTTAACGTCGCCCCGGGCCACCGCGTCGAGCAGAAGATGTCGCTCACCTTGTTCATGAAGCACGGGCTGAAGATGAACGTACATGACCGCGACATGGATTCCATTGCCAGCGAGGTAAGGAAGACTCGGCAGTCGGCGGCGGCAGTTCCCGCCGAGGTCGTGGCCGCTGGTGCCTGAGCGCCGAGTGCATGCGCCTGCTCGTAGTACAATAAGCAATGGTGGTAAGGTTAACGTTGCACGACCGCGACGCATGGTTTGCGTACACGTAAATTAGATGGTAATCAAGGAAGTCGGTGTCACTATACGAcaaataatatcatataatataaCATATGTAATGGAATTGTATTATGTCTCATGTTATAGATGGGTTCCTAAAAGTGCAAATCTCCATAATGTACGTAAACAAAGATGGCATGTGACATGAATCAAAACACAAATATGCTATTTCTACAAATACAATGTTGTATATGTAAAAACATCAAAAGGTACACCACCGAACAAGAAGTACATGTATAACTTCAACATCTATCTCCTACAACGATTAgtataaaacaaataaaagaaacatGTGACGGCAGCATAGTTGTATTAAATACCAAGTattaatataaacaaaaatagatttattaaaaggTGCTGTGCTTAGTTTAATGTAATTAAAAAATTGTTAATTAAACTAAGCAACAAATTTGAACTATAATAATGAGCTAATAAAAAACATTTGTTATTACTGCGTAAACTCCCCGATGGGTGAATTGGCACGAGACGGCGACGAGCGTGCACGAGAATAGAATAAGGCATCAGTAACCAACAGCCCCCGCCTCGCATTAGCATTTAAAAGTCCTTCATTACGTGCGTTAATTAAGCACTAACGCCAACCCTCCCCTCTCGTTGCGTCGGGCCGCAACGGTGCTATTGGGACCCGCGCGATGAGGTGACACGTGGAATAAGTGTGATTTGTAAGTGCATTGTTTTTTTAGTTGCCTTCGTTCTTCTTTCTCACACAGTTGCTCACCCGAacccttttctctcctctcctccgtGTCACTGCCATTCGTCTTCTCCGCTCTTCCTCGCACACACTCTCTCCGCTTAGGTCTTCATCTTTCTTCCTCTTCGTCGTCGCTCGCCTGTGGCATTCTTCCGAACGCTTCGCCCTTATCGATTCTCCAGTCTCTCCGTCTCTTCTTAGGGTTTCTAGGGTTCCTTGATTTCAACCGGGAGATCGAGGTCGGCGAGCGAGACTGAGCGACAAGTGAGTTGACAATCTAGGTCAGGGTTGGTTGGGACGTTGGGCGCCCGC includes:
- the LOC135612771 gene encoding cytochrome P450 86A8-like, with product MEVVTLLVVAACMAVYVLWFSRLASRLTGPRVWPVVGSLPGLIQHSERMHEWIADNLRVNGGTYQTCICAVPGLARRQGLVTVTCDPRNLEHVLKTRFDNYPKGPTYHAVFLDLLGDGIFNSDGDTWLFQRKTAALEFTTRTLRHAMSRWVCRSIHLRLLPMLQDASLKSGVVDLQELLLRLTFDNICGLAFGKDPETLAPGLPENAFAVAFDRATEATLNRFILPESMWRFKKWLRVGMEATLFRSVAHVDRYLSAVIKTRKLEIDDGQNHDDLLSRFIKKGTYSESFLQHVALNFILAGRDTSSVALSWFFWLVSSHPHVERRILLELASVLHESRGPDTSAWLASPFTFEEVDRLVYLKAALSETLRLYPSVPEDSKHVVADDVLPDGTFVPAGSSVTYSIYSAGRMKSVWGNECLEFRPDRWLSSDGKRFEMQDSFRFVAFNAGPRICLGKDLAYLQMKSIAASVLLRHRLNVAPGHRVEQKMSLTLFMKHGLKMNVHDRDMDSIASEVRKTRQSAAAVPAEVVAAGA